A stretch of the Bordetella genomosp. 8 genome encodes the following:
- a CDS encoding nuclear transport factor 2 family protein has translation MMRKLFAQGVFGLVVAAMSAGAAVHAGDTATADREGVRVLFLRQVEAENAHDIAKLDGVLADSPDDGSSPVSFVARAYEFWGKKAVMQHFEQTFKGTWRLDPDMSRARVVPLGADTTQIYVPTKVTLGAPGQAPVTATYLINEFAVRTARGWRFTAILPLPAQ, from the coding sequence ATGATGCGAAAGCTTTTTGCGCAGGGCGTGTTCGGTTTGGTCGTCGCGGCGATGTCGGCAGGCGCCGCCGTCCACGCCGGGGATACGGCGACGGCCGATCGTGAGGGTGTACGAGTGCTGTTCCTGAGACAGGTCGAGGCGGAGAACGCGCACGATATCGCCAAGTTGGATGGCGTCCTGGCCGACAGTCCCGACGATGGGTCATCCCCCGTGTCCTTCGTCGCGCGGGCCTACGAGTTCTGGGGCAAAAAGGCCGTCATGCAGCATTTTGAACAGACGTTCAAGGGAACATGGCGGCTCGATCCCGACATGTCGCGTGCCCGTGTCGTGCCGCTCGGCGCGGACACGACGCAGATATACGTACCCACCAAGGTGACGCTGGGGGCGCCCGGCCAGGCGCCTGTGACCGCCACCTACCTGATCAACGAGTTCGCCGTACGCACCGCGCGAGGCTGGCGGTTCACGGCGATTCTTCCGCTGCCCGCTCAATAG
- a CDS encoding MarR family winged helix-turn-helix transcriptional regulator — protein sequence MNQNSLMPGPCNSTAIRKAARHLGRFYDLCMAQTGVRITQYAILNLLATRGALTIAELAEILVTDRATMGHNMRPLERDGLIRIAVGKNDRREREITLTEAGRAKEAAGRIAWEGAQRRFEAAFGKEDALAMRRVMQRVTTLDLERPE from the coding sequence ATGAACCAGAACAGCCTCATGCCAGGGCCGTGCAACAGCACTGCCATCCGCAAGGCAGCACGCCATCTGGGACGGTTCTACGACTTGTGCATGGCGCAGACCGGCGTGCGGATCACGCAATACGCGATCCTGAATCTGCTGGCCACCCGCGGCGCGCTGACGATCGCGGAGCTGGCCGAAATCCTGGTCACCGACAGGGCGACGATGGGGCATAACATGCGCCCACTCGAACGCGATGGGCTGATCCGTATCGCCGTGGGCAAGAATGACCGCAGAGAAAGGGAAATCACCTTGACGGAAGCGGGGCGGGCAAAGGAAGCCGCCGGCAGGATCGCCTGGGAAGGCGCGCAACGTCGATTCGAAGCGGCGTTCGGTAAGGAGGACGCGCTGGCGATGCGCCGGGTCATGCAGCGGGTGACCACCCTGGATCTCGAACGCCCCGAGTAG